One Nicotiana sylvestris chromosome 12, ASM39365v2, whole genome shotgun sequence genomic window carries:
- the LOC138883033 gene encoding uncharacterized protein — protein sequence MCDASDYAVGAVLGQRKDKLMHPIYYASRMLSGAQLNYTVTEKEMLAVVFAFDKFRSYLICSKVIVYTNHAALRYLIEKNESKLLQEFDLEIRDRKGTENQVADHLSRLEGAENAVEVEDILETFPDEQLLATTLEEAPWYADFANYLASGIVPYDLSSIQKKRLVTHRLMEDILEESGQLRKCLRPDSFGQQCLKMLTNGSYGNKYILVAVDYVSKWVEAAALPTNDARVVVGFLKKNIFTRFGTPRAIISDGGTHLYNRAFEKLLAKYDVRHKACHLPVELEHRAWWALKQLNLDIEVAGTTRITELHELDEFRHLAFESTRLYKERMKRLHEKNIVERNFNPGDMVLLYNSRLRLFLGKLRSRWSGPFRVVEVFPSGAVEVATEKDSRTFRVNGQRLKLYVIWTEKGERARPALPKCHYMMPPSSSHKRQRTHFMLRPPKALSLRFMLTGLPSVWKKQTCMRKSDGGRWSSCLINLRRQTR from the exons atgtgtgatgccagtgactacgcagtgggggcagtgctgggaCAGCGGAAGGACAAGTTgatgcatccaatctactatgctagtagaatgctgagtggagcccagctgaactatactgtgactgagaaggagatgttggctgtggtgtttgctttcgacaagttcagatcatatctGATTtgttctaaggtaattgtatacactaatcatgcagctctcaggtacttgatcGAGAAGAATGAGTCTAAGCTGCTGCAAGAATTCGACCTGGAAATTCGTGACCGCAAGGGCACAGAGAaccaagtcgctgatcatctatcacgacttgagggagctgaaaatgcagttgaggttgaagatattctggaaacctttccagacgagcagctgctTGCCACTACTCTTGAAGAAGcaccatggtatgcagactttgcaaattacctagccagcggtatagttccctatgacctttcctctaTACAAAAGAAAAG gcttgtcacgcatcggcttatggaggacattttggaggagtcaggacAGTTGCGAAAGTGCTTGAGGCCGGattcttttggccaacagtgtttaaagatgctcaccaatgg ctcctatggcaataagtacatacttgttgctgtggattacgtgtccaaatgggtagaagctgcagcgTTGCCCACCAATGATGCGagagtggtggtggggtttttgaagaagaacatattcactaGATTTGGGACACCAAGGGCgattatcagtgacggaggcactcacCTCTATAATAGAGCTTTCGAGaagttgcttgcaaagtatgatgtacgccacaag GCCTGCCAtttgccagtggaacttgaacatagagcgtggtgggcactgaaacagcTAAATCTAGACATCGAGGTTGCGGGCACAACGAGaatcacagaattgcatgagctcgacgagttcagacatcttgcttttgaaagcacaaggttgtacaaggaaagaatgaagaggttgcacgaaAAGAACATTGTGGAGCGAAATTTCAATCCTGGAGATATGGTGCTGCTTTATAACTCACGATTAAGGCTATTTCTGGGTAAACTCaggtcacgatggtctggaccatttagaGTGGTCGAAGTTTTCCCCTCAGGTGCTGTCGAGGTGGCCACAGAGAAAGACTCtcgtacatttagagtcaatgggcagagaCTGAAACTATAT GTAATATGGACTGAAAAAGGCGAAAGAGCTCGGCCAGCACTTCCCAAATGCCACTATATGATGCCACCAAGTTCCAGTCACAAGAGGCAGAGGACGCATTTCATGCTAAGGCCACCAAAAGCTTTATCCCTGAGATTCATGTTGACAGGGCTGCCCTCTGTATGGAAAAAGCAGACATGTATGAGGAAATCAGACGGAGGGAGATGGAGTTCTTGTTTGATTAACCTAAGACGGCAAACCCGATGA